A section of the Halopiger aswanensis genome encodes:
- a CDS encoding DUF2243 domain-containing protein: MATQRRRLRRRLLLAGGIIGFGFGAVLDVVIFHQILQTHHLLSGFYDPYTYDGVRTNVMFDGLFTAGTLTIGWIGIALLWRVVNGTDARLSTRALAGSIVVGAGVFNVFDGIVDHYVLDLHNVVHGTEAWNPHWVVVSVLLLALGALILRSANGTEQRTSTRSAD; the protein is encoded by the coding sequence ATGGCTACCCAGCGGCGTCGTCTGCGACGACGGCTGCTCCTCGCCGGCGGGATTATCGGGTTCGGGTTCGGCGCCGTCCTCGACGTCGTCATCTTCCACCAGATTCTCCAGACCCACCACCTGCTCTCGGGGTTCTACGATCCGTACACCTACGACGGCGTCCGAACGAACGTCATGTTCGACGGGCTGTTCACGGCCGGCACGCTCACAATCGGGTGGATCGGCATCGCGCTACTCTGGCGCGTCGTCAACGGGACCGACGCGCGCCTCTCGACGCGGGCGCTCGCCGGTTCGATCGTCGTCGGCGCGGGCGTGTTCAACGTCTTCGACGGGATCGTCGATCACTACGTGCTCGACCTGCACAACGTCGTCCACGGGACCGAGGCGTGGAACCCACACTGGGTCGTCGTCAGCGTCCTCCTGCTCGCGCTCGGCGCGCTCATCCTGCGGTCCGCGAACGGCACCGAGCAGCGGACGAGCACGCGATCGGCCGATTGA
- a CDS encoding iron transporter, whose product MRRRDVLRLGAIGTVSGAALGPLAGCLESLEREDAWRRLVVDPPDGVYVPPKRDEMVPYGSETIDGREITALATRPHSFWTVTGDERTRADLHDDHSLHLMVRVRDVATNAIVPTSVSVTVRRNGERVDRRTLWPMLSQRMGFHYGDNVALAGDGSYEATVRVGGADCRTADPSADRLGQPATATFALEFSREEIESLERTLVDADERDDGDALEPMEPTDEDRDRPAAVAPSIESFPGDPLTVETGGDVRFPAVVVDGVPAITDGPYLAVVPQTAYNGYVLPFASLSVTGRSGERTMIDEPTRETIAPELGHHYGLALEGLGADRIDDISFTLEPPQVARHEGYETAFLEHERVQLAFDGDRLA is encoded by the coding sequence ATGCGCCGACGTGACGTCCTTCGACTCGGCGCGATCGGTACCGTCAGCGGCGCCGCCCTCGGGCCGTTGGCGGGCTGTCTCGAGTCCCTCGAGCGGGAGGACGCCTGGCGGCGGCTGGTCGTCGATCCGCCCGACGGCGTCTACGTCCCGCCGAAGAGAGACGAGATGGTTCCCTACGGGTCGGAGACGATCGACGGCCGCGAAATCACGGCGCTGGCGACACGACCCCACTCGTTCTGGACGGTCACCGGCGACGAACGGACGCGGGCGGACCTGCACGACGACCACTCGCTGCACCTGATGGTCCGCGTCCGGGACGTCGCGACGAACGCGATCGTGCCGACGTCCGTGTCCGTTACCGTCCGCCGGAACGGCGAGCGCGTCGACAGGCGGACCCTCTGGCCCATGCTCTCCCAGCGGATGGGGTTTCACTACGGCGATAACGTCGCCCTCGCGGGCGACGGCAGCTACGAGGCGACGGTCCGCGTCGGCGGCGCCGACTGTCGGACGGCCGATCCGTCCGCCGATCGGCTCGGGCAACCCGCAACGGCGACGTTCGCGCTCGAGTTCTCGAGGGAAGAAATCGAGTCGCTCGAGCGAACCCTGGTCGACGCCGACGAGCGCGACGACGGCGATGCGCTCGAGCCGATGGAACCGACCGACGAGGACCGCGACCGGCCGGCAGCGGTCGCGCCGTCGATCGAATCGTTTCCCGGTGACCCTCTCACCGTAGAGACTGGCGGCGACGTACGCTTTCCGGCGGTCGTCGTCGACGGCGTGCCGGCCATCACGGACGGCCCCTACCTCGCGGTCGTGCCGCAGACGGCGTACAACGGCTACGTCCTGCCGTTCGCGTCGCTCTCGGTGACCGGTCGGAGCGGCGAGCGAACGATGATCGACGAACCGACCCGCGAGACGATCGCTCCCGAACTCGGCCACCACTACGGCCTCGCCCTCGAGGGGCTGGGGGCCGACCGGATCGACGACATCTCGTTCACTCTCGAACCGCCGCAGGTCGCCCGCCACGAGGGGTACGAGACGGCGTTTCTCGAACACGAGCGCGTGCAACTAGCGTTCGATGGGGATCGATTAGCGTAG
- a CDS encoding ABC transporter ATP-binding protein produces MGAIRVAGLTKSYGDVQAVDGMTFEVDRGDVFGFLGPNGAGKTTTLRALTGQLRPDAGDVRVLDCDPVAEPIETRRRVGIVPERGSPPSFLTPREYLEFVGDVRDLESDYVRERTELWSDRLGFCGKLDTLHTDLSRGQQQKVMIAQAFLHEPDAVLIDEPLANLDPLVQEQVKRFLVAYAADDNAVFVSTHNIDVAAEICTRVGIVADGRLVTERTLEDGLGDGDGTEEGSLLEVFLEHVDPTETRDVPSLERVAP; encoded by the coding sequence ATGGGAGCCATACGGGTAGCTGGGTTGACGAAATCGTACGGGGACGTTCAGGCAGTCGACGGGATGACCTTCGAGGTCGACCGGGGCGACGTCTTCGGCTTTCTCGGGCCCAACGGCGCGGGGAAGACGACCACGCTCCGCGCGCTCACCGGCCAGCTCCGTCCGGACGCAGGGGACGTCCGGGTGCTCGACTGCGATCCGGTTGCGGAGCCGATCGAAACGCGCCGCCGCGTCGGCATCGTACCGGAACGGGGCTCGCCGCCGAGTTTCCTGACGCCGCGGGAGTACCTCGAGTTCGTCGGCGACGTGCGGGACCTCGAGTCCGACTACGTCCGCGAGCGGACGGAACTCTGGAGCGACCGGTTGGGGTTTTGCGGGAAGCTGGACACGCTCCACACCGATCTCTCGCGCGGGCAGCAACAGAAAGTGATGATCGCACAGGCGTTCCTCCACGAGCCCGACGCGGTGTTGATCGACGAGCCGCTGGCGAACCTCGATCCGCTCGTCCAGGAGCAGGTCAAGCGATTCCTCGTCGCGTACGCGGCCGACGACAACGCCGTCTTCGTCTCGACGCACAACATCGACGTCGCCGCGGAGATCTGTACGCGGGTCGGGATCGTCGCCGACGGCCGATTAGTCACCGAGCGGACGCTCGAGGACGGCCTCGGCGACGGGGACGGTACCGAGGAGGGCTCCCTGCTTGAGGTCTTCCTCGAGCACGTCGATCCGACCGAGACGCGGGACGTGCCGTCGCTCGAGCGGGTCGCGCCATGA
- a CDS encoding cob(I)yrinic acid a,c-diamide adenosyltransferase, whose translation MCRRADESSMSDERKRPSAGADSDSDSAADRNGDAAADPVANTPGQGRTPEPERIEPAAPEAFGLVQVWWGDGKGKTTATLGMGMRAAGHGYRVHMLQFMKGGASSVDAVRGEYNAIAALPGISYENLGHYGWHGMADGSDEEDHEAQAQAGLERARELLGAAREADLETPFPLDGPADEGVHMLILDEVLYAADRGLLTEADVLELIEEKPADLELVLSGSHSEPSYLEDRADLITNVRKEKHPIDAGQRARRGTEF comes from the coding sequence ATGTGCCGGCGCGCCGACGAGTCGTCCATGAGCGACGAGCGCAAGCGTCCGTCCGCCGGTGCGGACTCAGACTCGGACTCGGCTGCCGACAGGAACGGAGACGCGGCTGCGGACCCGGTCGCGAACACGCCCGGCCAAGGACGCACGCCGGAACCGGAGCGCATCGAACCCGCCGCACCCGAGGCGTTCGGCCTCGTGCAGGTCTGGTGGGGTGACGGGAAAGGCAAGACGACGGCCACGCTCGGCATGGGGATGCGCGCCGCGGGCCACGGCTACCGCGTCCACATGCTCCAGTTCATGAAGGGCGGCGCCTCGAGCGTCGACGCCGTCCGGGGCGAGTACAACGCGATCGCGGCGCTGCCCGGCATCAGCTACGAGAACCTCGGTCACTACGGCTGGCACGGCATGGCCGACGGCAGCGACGAGGAGGACCACGAAGCGCAGGCGCAGGCAGGCCTCGAGCGCGCACGTGAACTCCTCGGGGCAGCCCGCGAGGCCGACCTCGAGACGCCGTTCCCGCTCGACGGACCGGCCGACGAGGGCGTCCACATGCTGATCCTCGACGAGGTGCTCTACGCTGCGGACCGCGGCCTGCTCACCGAGGCCGACGTGCTCGAGTTGATCGAGGAGAAGCCCGCCGATCTCGAACTCGTGCTGTCGGGCAGTCACAGCGAGCCGAGCTATCTCGAGGACCGCGCGGACCTGATCACGAACGTCCGCAAGGAGAAACACCCGATCGATGCGGGCCAGCGGGCGCGCCGCGGAACCGAGTTTTGA
- a CDS encoding transcriptional regulator gives MSLEFSSSDDSAGLESIVAALDDDACRRIIAVLEEPLTADEIAEKAEIPLSSTYKKLDRLADADLVTEANGIRQGPNAKSRYVANFDRIAINLGDDRTLRVDIDREKRTSLDLFSDVEQEF, from the coding sequence ATGTCACTCGAGTTTTCGTCGTCCGACGATTCCGCCGGCCTCGAGTCGATCGTGGCCGCGCTCGACGACGACGCGTGCCGTCGGATCATCGCGGTGCTCGAGGAGCCGCTGACGGCCGACGAGATCGCCGAGAAGGCGGAGATCCCCCTTTCCTCGACGTACAAGAAACTCGACCGCCTGGCGGATGCGGACCTGGTGACTGAGGCGAACGGGATCCGCCAGGGACCGAACGCCAAATCGCGGTACGTCGCGAACTTCGACCGGATCGCGATCAACCTCGGCGACGATCGGACGCTCCGCGTCGATATCGACCGCGAGAAGCGGACGTCGCTCGACCTCTTTTCGGACGTCGAGCAGGAGTTCTGA
- a CDS encoding CBS domain-containing protein, translated as MELPTPADLRQRRTELGLTQSELAEKADVSQPLIARIEGGDVDPRLSTLRRIVNALEKAESDVVRAADLMNEAVVSVSPDDAVAEAARKMEEEAYSQLAVIQEGIPVGSISQSDLVHLDSQARDEPVEEHMSESFPTVSKDATLDEISNLLEHYKAVMITEAGETVGIITEADIASRFS; from the coding sequence ATGGAACTCCCGACGCCCGCCGACCTGCGTCAGCGTCGCACCGAACTCGGGCTGACCCAGAGCGAACTCGCCGAGAAGGCCGACGTCTCCCAGCCGCTGATCGCACGCATCGAGGGCGGCGACGTCGATCCGCGCCTCTCGACGCTCCGCCGAATCGTCAACGCCTTGGAGAAGGCCGAAAGCGACGTCGTGCGCGCGGCGGATCTGATGAACGAGGCCGTCGTCAGCGTCTCGCCGGACGACGCCGTCGCGGAGGCCGCCCGCAAGATGGAGGAGGAAGCTTACTCCCAACTGGCCGTCATCCAAGAGGGGATCCCGGTCGGCTCGATCAGCCAGAGCGATCTCGTCCACCTCGACTCCCAGGCGCGGGACGAACCCGTCGAGGAGCACATGAGCGAGAGTTTCCCGACCGTCTCGAAGGACGCGACCTTAGACGAGATCAGCAACCTGCTCGAGCACTACAAGGCGGTGATGATCACCGAGGCGGGCGAGACGGTCGGAATCATCACCGAGGCCGACATCGCCTCGCGATTTTCCTAG
- a CDS encoding DUF555 domain-containing protein, with amino-acid sequence MGNYLVAMEAAWLVRDVEEIDDAIGVAVSEAGKRLNSEDMDYVEVEVGATGCPACGEPFDSAFIAADTALVGLALEMEVYNADGEEHASRIAKSEVGGALRDVPLSVVEVVEVPEDE; translated from the coding sequence ATGGGCAATTATCTCGTCGCGATGGAAGCTGCATGGCTCGTCCGTGACGTCGAGGAGATCGACGACGCGATCGGCGTCGCCGTCAGCGAAGCCGGGAAACGACTCAACAGCGAAGACATGGACTACGTCGAGGTCGAGGTCGGCGCGACGGGCTGTCCCGCCTGCGGCGAGCCCTTCGACTCCGCCTTCATCGCGGCCGACACCGCGCTCGTGGGCTTGGCCCTCGAGATGGAGGTCTACAACGCCGACGGGGAGGAACACGCCTCGCGTATCGCCAAGAGCGAAGTCGGCGGTGCGCTGCGTGACGTCCCCCTGTCGGTCGTCGAGGTCGTCGAAGTCCCCGAGGACGAATAA
- the psmB gene encoding archaeal proteasome endopeptidase complex subunit beta, producing MRTPQHNSEFSRTADQLADDTDPYAPEVGRMPQNDLSMNDLDNVNKTGTTTIGITTTDGVVIATDMRASLGGRFVSNKNVQKVEQIHPTGALTLVGSVGGAQSFISTLRAEVNLYESRRGENMSIEALANLAGNFARGGPFFAIHPILGGVDEEGSHVFSIDPAGGVMEDDYTVTGSGMQLAYGLLEQEYEDDLSNDEATTIAASAIKSAAERDTGSGNGVFLCEITDEGVDIHGHHDFDEVV from the coding sequence ATGCGTACACCCCAACACAACTCGGAGTTCTCCCGGACGGCCGACCAGCTGGCCGACGACACCGACCCCTACGCGCCGGAAGTCGGGCGCATGCCCCAGAACGACCTCTCGATGAACGATCTGGACAACGTCAACAAGACGGGGACGACGACCATCGGTATCACGACCACCGACGGCGTCGTCATCGCGACGGACATGCGCGCCAGCCTCGGCGGGCGCTTCGTCTCGAACAAGAACGTCCAGAAGGTCGAACAGATTCACCCGACCGGCGCCTTGACCCTCGTCGGCAGCGTCGGCGGCGCTCAGTCGTTCATCTCGACGCTGCGAGCCGAAGTCAACCTCTACGAGTCCCGCCGCGGCGAGAACATGAGCATCGAGGCGCTGGCGAACCTCGCGGGCAACTTCGCCCGCGGCGGCCCGTTCTTCGCCATCCACCCCATCCTGGGCGGCGTCGACGAGGAAGGCAGCCACGTCTTCAGCATCGACCCCGCCGGCGGCGTCATGGAGGACGACTACACCGTCACCGGCTCCGGCATGCAGCTAGCCTACGGCCTGCTCGAGCAGGAGTACGAGGACGACCTCTCGAACGACGAGGCGACGACGATCGCCGCCAGCGCGATCAAGTCCGCCGCCGAGCGCGACACCGGCTCCGGGAACGGCGTCTTCCTCTGTGAGATCACCGACGAGGGCGTCGACATCCACGGCCACCACGACTTCGACGAGGTCGTCTAA
- a CDS encoding Gfo/Idh/MocA family protein has translation MIGDGIGIGVVGLGGMGHLHARTVAELGASVVAGADLVPEQQQRFADEFNATTYETHEDLLENDDVDAVIVTTPNRFHEPITVDALEAGRHVLVEKPLAHTLESAERVARTAAESDAVCMVGFHNRHAASMAMFEEQHARGRFGELTHVEANYVRRRGVPGPGSWFTDPDLAGGGALLDIGVHALDLALYALDFPEIVEVSGTTRTTFGTREEYADPEGFGDNWDAESETYEVDDSVSAFIRCADGTTVSLEAAWATNREESMDFRIRGTEGGAQFEIGDTNLKLLETGTAGSDHYADIRLTGEESMTGYAQQDEQFLRAIATNSPLETNTVAEALTVQRVIDAIYRSSESGRAEAVEMPDLEAELTPRAD, from the coding sequence GTGATCGGCGACGGCATCGGTATCGGTGTCGTCGGGCTGGGCGGTATGGGGCACCTACACGCCCGAACCGTCGCGGAGCTGGGAGCCTCGGTCGTCGCCGGCGCTGACCTCGTCCCCGAGCAACAGCAGCGGTTCGCCGACGAGTTCAACGCAACGACCTACGAAACCCACGAGGACCTCCTCGAGAACGACGACGTCGACGCGGTCATCGTCACGACGCCAAACCGGTTCCACGAACCCATCACGGTCGACGCGCTCGAGGCGGGGCGCCACGTTCTCGTCGAGAAACCCCTCGCACACACCTTAGAGAGCGCGGAGCGGGTCGCTCGGACGGCTGCCGAGAGCGACGCCGTCTGCATGGTCGGCTTCCACAACCGCCACGCGGCCTCGATGGCCATGTTCGAGGAACAGCACGCGCGCGGCCGCTTCGGCGAACTCACCCACGTCGAGGCCAACTACGTGCGCCGGCGAGGCGTCCCCGGCCCTGGCTCGTGGTTTACCGACCCCGATCTGGCCGGCGGCGGCGCCCTGCTGGACATCGGCGTCCACGCGCTCGATCTCGCCCTCTACGCGCTCGATTTCCCCGAGATCGTCGAGGTCTCTGGCACGACCAGAACCACGTTCGGCACCCGCGAGGAGTACGCCGACCCCGAAGGGTTCGGCGACAACTGGGACGCCGAGAGCGAGACCTACGAGGTCGACGACTCGGTCAGCGCCTTCATCCGCTGTGCCGACGGCACGACGGTCTCGCTCGAGGCCGCCTGGGCGACCAACCGCGAGGAGAGCATGGACTTCCGCATCCGCGGCACCGAGGGCGGCGCGCAGTTCGAAATCGGCGACACGAACCTCAAACTGCTCGAGACCGGGACGGCCGGCTCCGACCACTACGCCGATATCCGGTTGACCGGTGAGGAGTCGATGACCGGCTACGCCCAGCAGGACGAGCAGTTCCTCCGTGCGATCGCGACGAACTCGCCGCTGGAGACGAACACGGTCGCGGAGGCGCTGACCGTCCAGCGAGTCATCGACGCGATCTACCGCTCGAGCGAATCCGGCCGCGCCGAGGCGGTCGAGATGCCCGACCTCGAGGCCGAACTGACGCCGCGGGCGGACTGA
- a CDS encoding ThuA domain-containing protein, protein MVTVTVWNEFRHEQEDEDAAAVYPDGIHATLADALEGHDPVDEVQTATLDEPEHGLTEDVLEATDVLFWWGHIAHDEVEDEIVDRVQERVLEGMGLIVLHSGHFSKIFKRLMGTTCDLQWREDGGTERLWVVDPGHPIVDGIDEYIELPQTEMYGEPFDIPEPDRLVFTSWFEGGEVFRSGCCYQRGKGRIFYFRPGHETFPIYENEDIQRVLSNAVEWASPREGSPRTFGERE, encoded by the coding sequence ATGGTCACCGTTACCGTCTGGAACGAGTTCCGACACGAGCAGGAAGACGAAGACGCCGCGGCCGTCTATCCGGACGGCATCCACGCGACCCTCGCCGACGCACTCGAGGGACACGACCCCGTCGACGAGGTGCAAACGGCGACGCTCGACGAACCCGAACACGGCCTTACGGAGGACGTACTCGAGGCGACGGACGTCCTCTTCTGGTGGGGCCACATCGCCCACGACGAGGTCGAGGATGAAATCGTCGACCGCGTCCAGGAGCGCGTGCTCGAGGGGATGGGCCTGATCGTGCTCCACTCCGGGCACTTCTCGAAGATCTTCAAGCGCCTCATGGGGACGACTTGCGACCTCCAGTGGCGCGAGGACGGCGGCACCGAACGGCTCTGGGTCGTCGACCCCGGCCATCCGATCGTCGACGGTATCGACGAGTACATCGAACTGCCCCAAACCGAGATGTACGGCGAGCCGTTCGATATCCCGGAACCGGACCGCCTCGTGTTTACGAGCTGGTTCGAGGGCGGCGAGGTCTTCCGCAGCGGCTGCTGTTACCAGCGCGGGAAGGGCCGAATCTTCTACTTCCGGCCGGGCCACGAGACGTTCCCCATCTACGAGAACGAGGACATTCAGCGGGTCCTCAGCAACGCCGTCGAGTGGGCGAGCCCGCGGGAGGGCTCGCCGCGGACGTTCGGCGAGCGCGAGTGA
- a CDS encoding translation initiation factor eIF-2B: protein MIDETVEEIQEMQTHSSSVVAVHAAQALEELLDREFATVDEYLRDLERNGTVLRRANASHASLQTAIREIVKDVTDADPDSVEEAKERTAKKIDAVVSRVESGKRLAAENTVDHLEDGATLLTHDYSSTVIEALEQATDAGKTFDVYVTEARPRYIGRKTARTLADLEGVDTTLITDSAHGVYLEECDRVVIGMDCIVEDTLYNRVGTFPIASTANRLDVPVTVVGSASKIVSEGFVFENEFRPGSEVMPEPAEGFAVENPNYDATPVELLESVITDEGRREL, encoded by the coding sequence ATGATCGACGAGACGGTCGAGGAGATCCAGGAAATGCAGACGCACAGCTCCTCGGTGGTCGCGGTCCACGCGGCCCAGGCGCTCGAGGAGCTGCTCGATCGGGAGTTCGCCACCGTCGACGAGTACCTCCGGGACCTCGAGCGCAACGGCACCGTTCTCCGGCGCGCGAACGCGTCCCACGCTTCGCTCCAGACCGCGATCCGCGAGATCGTCAAAGACGTCACCGACGCGGATCCCGACAGCGTCGAGGAAGCCAAGGAACGCACGGCGAAGAAGATCGACGCCGTCGTCTCGCGGGTCGAATCCGGGAAGCGACTCGCCGCCGAGAACACGGTCGACCACCTCGAGGACGGCGCAACGCTGCTGACCCACGACTACTCCTCGACGGTGATCGAGGCGCTGGAACAGGCGACCGACGCCGGCAAGACCTTCGACGTGTACGTCACGGAGGCCCGTCCCCGGTACATCGGCCGCAAGACCGCGCGGACGCTCGCGGACCTCGAGGGCGTCGACACGACGCTGATCACCGACAGCGCGCACGGCGTCTACCTCGAGGAGTGCGACCGCGTCGTCATCGGGATGGACTGCATCGTCGAGGACACGCTCTACAACCGCGTCGGGACGTTCCCGATCGCCTCGACCGCGAATCGCCTCGACGTGCCGGTGACCGTGGTGGGCTCGGCCTCGAAGATCGTCAGCGAGGGGTTCGTCTTCGAGAACGAGTTCCGGCCGGGCAGCGAAGTCATGCCCGAGCCCGCGGAGGGGTTCGCCGTCGAAAACCCCAACTACGACGCGACGCCGGTCGAGTTGCTCGAGAGCGTGATTACCGACGAAGGACGGCGAGAACTGTAG